From Petrotoga sp. 9PW.55.5.1, the proteins below share one genomic window:
- the mtaB gene encoding tRNA (N(6)-L-threonylcarbamoyladenosine(37)-C(2))-methylthiotransferase MtaB encodes MKNKISLITLGCKMNQAETQAIADKLSGNFEITFEEKDGESDIYILNTCAVTSEAERKSRQIIRRIKRLNKNSKIIAVGCYAVSNPYQLSEAGADLVLGNHEKKNIHTFLDKIGVFSDYYFWRNDTNYEILLPKEPYGDRTRVFLPIEEGCINSCSFCKIRFLRGLKIISLPKEEILKSIRSFIAKGYKEIVLTGTNLGYYGFNKEDKLSDLLKDIGETFSGENIRIRLTSLYPEDINIELSNILNAYPIFEKHAHISIQHFSDKVLKLMKRNYSRKMIYKSIENLRKNDPKFSITCDLIIGFPGENEDDLRIMLDSIKNLDILKVHGFRYSVREGTLAAKMDKQIPEKEKKNRLKKIREISEISKFNYLNKMINSITTVLVEQSLNKRFFGYDEYYIPHNIAYENSEIKKGIFIQTKISSVSEENKGVVSHVF; translated from the coding sequence ATGAAGAATAAAATTTCCTTAATAACTTTGGGATGTAAAATGAATCAAGCTGAAACTCAAGCTATTGCAGATAAACTTTCTGGTAATTTTGAGATAACTTTCGAAGAAAAAGACGGTGAAAGTGATATTTATATTTTGAACACTTGTGCTGTAACTTCCGAAGCAGAGAGAAAATCAAGACAGATAATTAGAAGAATAAAAAGACTTAACAAAAACTCAAAAATAATAGCTGTTGGTTGTTACGCTGTTTCTAATCCATATCAATTAAGCGAAGCTGGAGCTGACTTGGTTTTAGGTAATCATGAGAAAAAAAATATCCACACTTTTTTAGACAAAATTGGTGTGTTTTCAGATTACTATTTCTGGCGTAATGACACCAATTATGAAATTTTATTACCAAAAGAACCATATGGCGATAGAACTCGTGTTTTTTTGCCAATTGAAGAGGGGTGCATTAATTCTTGCTCTTTTTGTAAAATTAGATTTTTAAGGGGACTTAAGATAATTAGTTTGCCGAAAGAAGAAATTTTAAAAAGTATAAGAAGTTTCATTGCTAAGGGCTACAAGGAAATAGTTTTAACAGGCACTAATTTGGGTTATTATGGCTTTAATAAAGAAGATAAATTATCAGATCTTCTTAAAGATATTGGTGAAACTTTTTCAGGTGAAAATATTAGGATTCGATTAACTTCTTTATATCCTGAGGATATAAATATTGAATTATCAAATATTCTAAATGCTTATCCCATTTTTGAAAAACATGCTCACATATCAATTCAACATTTTTCTGATAAAGTGTTAAAATTAATGAAAAGAAATTATAGTAGAAAGATGATTTACAAATCAATAGAAAATTTAAGAAAGAATGACCCGAAATTTTCAATTACTTGTGATTTGATTATAGGATTTCCAGGTGAAAATGAAGATGACCTTAGAATAATGTTGGATTCAATAAAAAATCTTGATATACTAAAAGTACATGGTTTCAGATACTCTGTTAGAGAAGGAACTTTAGCTGCTAAAATGGATAAGCAAATACCTGAAAAAGAAAAGAAAAACCGTTTAAAAAAGATTCGAGAAATCTCGGAAATATCCAAATTTAACTATTTAAATAAAATGATTAATTCTATAACAACCGTACTTGTTGAACAATCTTTAAATAAAAGATTTTTTGGTTATGATGAATATTACATTCCTCACAATATTGCCTATGAAAATAGCGAAATTAAAAAAGGAATATTTATTCAAACCAAAATTTCATCTGTTTCAGAAGAAAATAAAGGGGTGGTATCTCATGTTTTTTAA
- a CDS encoding GspE/PulE family protein, producing MKKFLKSKKNYDYDFYSLYNKSPNSFLEEDNILSNILKKYEDDNITDFHFEPQINKTIVKARYCGELIELEALGIYQYDILLNNLLINCGFDIVKDFENLDGSFSHQNRNYRVSFIKSSKGISCVLRKLRNIEEINVEMDSFILNNIEKLVSQKSKVLIFSGPTGSGKTTTMQYVVNLFKSGKKVHSIENPVEYINPGIIQIVSKNEEDKSDILKYILRQDPDLIVVGEIREKNFAKLLFESSVTGHLVFSTLHTKNAFLVLQRLQTLGIEPKNISESLDLILNQRLIPKNCPFCKGIGCSKCYNTGKRGFVTVFEGVIFSQGIKKDISLNKSLNYLKGKYKNTNNYIDPLSTLKKFLERDLISEEEYYTNLDSFE from the coding sequence GTGAAGAAATTTCTTAAAAGTAAAAAGAACTATGATTATGATTTTTATTCTTTATACAACAAATCTCCCAATAGCTTTCTAGAAGAAGATAATATCTTATCAAATATTCTAAAAAAATATGAAGATGATAATATAACGGACTTTCATTTTGAACCTCAAATTAACAAAACTATAGTTAAGGCAAGATATTGTGGAGAGTTAATAGAGTTAGAAGCATTGGGCATATATCAATACGATATATTACTAAATAATCTTCTTATAAATTGTGGATTTGATATTGTTAAGGACTTTGAAAATCTTGATGGCTCCTTCTCCCATCAAAATAGAAATTATAGAGTATCTTTCATAAAATCTTCTAAAGGAATTAGCTGTGTATTAAGAAAATTAAGAAATATTGAAGAGATAAATGTTGAAATGGATTCTTTCATTCTTAATAATATTGAAAAATTGGTTTCTCAGAAATCTAAAGTTCTTATTTTTTCTGGACCAACTGGTAGTGGAAAAACTACTACTATGCAGTACGTGGTAAATCTCTTTAAAAGTGGAAAAAAAGTTCATAGTATAGAAAATCCTGTTGAATATATTAATCCTGGAATTATACAAATTGTATCAAAAAATGAAGAGGACAAATCAGATATACTTAAGTATATACTGAGACAAGATCCTGATTTAATAGTTGTAGGCGAAATAAGAGAGAAAAATTTTGCTAAGCTACTTTTTGAGTCTTCAGTAACAGGCCATTTAGTTTTTTCAACCTTGCATACCAAAAATGCCTTTTTAGTTCTTCAAAGATTACAAACACTTGGAATTGAACCTAAAAATATTTCTGAAAGTCTAGATCTAATTTTGAACCAAAGATTAATACCAAAAAATTGTCCTTTTTGCAAGGGAATTGGTTGTTCGAAGTGCTATAACACTGGTAAAAGAGGTTTTGTTACAGTTTTTGAAGGGGTTATTTTTTCTCAAGGTATAAAAAAAGATATTTCTTTGAACAAAAGCCTAAATTATTTAAAAGGAAAATATAAAAATACTAATAATTATATAGATCCTCTATCAACTCTTAAGAAATTTCTAGAAAGGGATTTAATCTCTGAAGAAGAATATTACACTAATCTTGATTCTTTTGAGTGA
- a CDS encoding aminotransferase class IV — MFFNGKEWVEFPLVNADDEGFVNGYSVYEVLRTYSGLPYNLKRHYERLKRSCGFMGLEFPPLDKIRTVLEQAKKIHDYKEYRYKIYITPFTSKYKSFYCFVENLIVNDDLIEEGVVINIARERKPLSPIVPYYVKTPLNGSIKYVHKKYDYYYDSIILNEFGYVSEGTYSNIFYVSGGILITPHISSGVLPGITREDVIQLSKDLSMEIEEKQNVEVWEVLSAEEVFLTHTSRGIVPVRRIFPDFTFTVPGVVTEAILDNWKDFITEKIED; from the coding sequence ATGTTTTTTAATGGAAAAGAATGGGTTGAGTTTCCTTTAGTAAATGCAGATGACGAAGGATTTGTGAATGGGTATTCTGTATATGAAGTTTTAAGAACTTATTCTGGTCTACCTTATAATTTAAAACGACATTATGAAAGACTTAAACGTTCATGTGGTTTTATGGGCCTTGAATTCCCACCCCTTGATAAAATTAGAACTGTTTTGGAACAGGCAAAAAAAATTCATGATTATAAAGAATATCGTTATAAAATTTATATCACTCCTTTTACATCTAAATATAAATCATTTTATTGTTTTGTTGAAAATCTGATAGTAAATGATGACTTGATTGAAGAAGGGGTAGTTATAAATATTGCTAGAGAAAGAAAACCTCTTTCTCCAATTGTACCCTATTATGTTAAAACACCTTTGAACGGGTCAATTAAGTATGTTCATAAAAAATATGATTATTATTATGACTCAATTATTTTAAATGAATTCGGATATGTTTCTGAAGGTACTTATTCAAATATTTTTTATGTAAGCGGAGGAATTTTAATTACTCCTCATATTTCTTCTGGAGTATTACCTGGTATTACTAGAGAAGATGTTATACAGTTATCTAAAGATCTATCTATGGAGATTGAAGAAAAACAAAATGTTGAAGTATGGGAAGTCTTGTCAGCTGAAGAAGTTTTTCTTACTCATACTTCAAGAGGTATTGTACCTGTTAGAAGAATCTTTCCTGATTTCACCTTTACTGTTCCTGGAGTCGTTACTGAAGCCATACTCGATAACTGGAAAGATTTTATAACCGAAAAAATTGAAGATTAA
- a CDS encoding 1-phosphofructokinase family hexose kinase, translating into MDYDFLSVTLNPSLDREVIIENFDVGNLYRIENPSNSKMEAGGKGINVSIMLSDLNLKSIATGFLGGFIGNMIQSKLSSFENITMNFVYSEEESRENIEIIDPIKNLITSINSKGPYIKNHDYEHFLKRYKNSLSLTEHVVISGSIPQGLNVSVYSDLLSEAKKRGKTTYMESIGPYFEEAVINNCPTVVKPDFRRRTEIFGKKLDSLEEYIDVSNKIIEYGARLVIMSYQVFGDIVATNDGLWLFKPDEQIELSHLFGAGDAFMSGILYYIIKNGFNYFEAAKFGMASAISKTDYIEKKIGDLSQIEKSLKRFTVERIE; encoded by the coding sequence ATGGATTATGACTTTTTATCTGTAACTTTAAATCCTTCATTAGATAGAGAAGTTATCATAGAAAATTTTGATGTTGGAAATTTATATAGGATTGAAAACCCTTCAAACTCCAAAATGGAGGCGGGTGGAAAGGGAATTAACGTTTCAATCATGCTTTCAGATTTAAATTTAAAATCAATTGCTACTGGTTTCCTAGGGGGTTTTATAGGAAATATGATTCAAAGTAAACTTTCTTCCTTTGAGAATATTACAATGAATTTTGTTTATTCAGAAGAGGAAAGCAGAGAAAATATCGAAATCATTGACCCTATCAAGAACTTAATTACTTCAATTAATAGCAAAGGACCTTATATAAAAAATCATGATTATGAACATTTCTTAAAAAGATATAAAAATTCACTATCTTTAACTGAACATGTGGTTATATCGGGAAGTATCCCACAAGGATTAAATGTTAGTGTTTATTCTGATCTACTTTCTGAAGCGAAAAAAAGAGGTAAAACAACATATATGGAATCAATTGGCCCATATTTTGAGGAAGCAGTTATTAATAACTGTCCAACTGTGGTTAAACCTGATTTTAGAAGGAGAACAGAAATATTTGGGAAAAAATTAGACAGTCTTGAAGAATACATTGATGTTTCTAATAAAATAATAGAATACGGAGCTAGGTTGGTTATCATGAGCTATCAAGTGTTTGGTGATATTGTTGCAACTAATGATGGTTTATGGTTATTTAAACCAGATGAACAAATAGAATTGTCTCACCTTTTTGGAGCTGGAGACGCTTTTATGTCCGGTATTTTGTATTATATAATAAAAAACGGCTTTAACTATTTTGAAGCAGCTAAATTTGGAATGGCAAGCGCTATTTCAAAAACAGATTATATAGAAAAAAAGATTGGTGATTTATCGCAAATAGAAAAAAGTTTGAAAAGGTTTACTGTAGAAAGAATAGAATAA
- a CDS encoding type IIA DNA topoisomerase subunit B yields MVQKEYSGYDIKVLKGLEPVRLRPGMYIGSTGKSGLNHMVYEIIDNAIDEHVNGYCDVINVTFNEDNSIEIEDNGRGIPIDIHPTEKKNTLELVMTSLHAGGKFDKKAYKVSGGLHGVGASVVNALSKYMEVKVYRNGKIYYQKYLKGIPQTEVTVIGETNKSGTCVKFLPDEEIFDDGDITVESRLIENRLKEIAFLNPNLKIFFEDKKRDYRQEFHFQGGLKEFISYILKRRKMNPISEPIYLYGSYQHSKNESEIQVEIEFVYTDSEDSNIISFVNNIRTVDGGEHESGFKQALTRLSNEYARKYNVLKEKDENFSGEDVREGLLSIIHIKMPNPVFEGQTKGRLGSRVAREAVNQITSEKLSLYYDANIKEAKNIFERIYLSYKKRIAAKKARENIKRKTIFESTTLPGKLADCTSKDLNESELFIVEGDSAGGNAKQARDRNYQAILPLRGKILNAEKTDFLKLLKNEQISNIITALGTGIGEEFNLSKLRYGKIIIMTDADVDGAHIRTLVLTLFHKYMRLLIEEGHVYIAQPPLYRLEVGKQHFYLYSDEELEKVRKENSDKKYRLQRYKGLGEMNPDQLRETTMDRNTRKLVKIKMEDLEMAEEMLEILMGYDPAVRREFIEANSNKVKELDI; encoded by the coding sequence ATGGTTCAAAAAGAATATTCTGGATACGATATAAAAGTGTTAAAAGGGTTAGAACCTGTTAGATTGAGGCCAGGGATGTACATAGGATCAACCGGAAAGTCTGGCCTGAACCATATGGTTTATGAAATAATTGACAATGCTATTGATGAACATGTCAATGGTTACTGCGATGTCATAAATGTAACTTTCAACGAAGATAATTCGATAGAAATTGAAGATAATGGAAGAGGAATTCCGATAGACATACATCCAACGGAAAAGAAAAACACTCTTGAATTGGTTATGACATCTCTTCACGCAGGCGGTAAATTCGATAAAAAAGCTTATAAAGTTAGTGGAGGACTTCATGGTGTTGGGGCTTCCGTTGTAAATGCTCTATCAAAATATATGGAGGTCAAAGTATATAGAAATGGTAAAATCTATTATCAAAAATACCTTAAAGGTATACCGCAGACGGAGGTAACTGTTATTGGGGAAACTAATAAGTCGGGAACCTGCGTTAAATTCTTACCTGATGAAGAAATATTTGATGATGGGGATATAACTGTTGAATCAAGACTTATAGAAAACCGGTTAAAAGAAATTGCTTTTCTTAATCCTAATTTGAAAATATTTTTTGAGGATAAAAAAAGAGATTATAGACAAGAATTTCATTTTCAAGGTGGTTTGAAAGAGTTTATAAGCTATATTCTCAAACGCAGAAAAATGAACCCAATTTCAGAACCTATTTATTTATATGGTTCTTACCAGCATAGTAAAAATGAATCTGAAATTCAAGTTGAAATAGAATTTGTTTATACAGATTCTGAAGATAGCAATATTATTTCCTTTGTTAATAATATCAGAACCGTTGACGGAGGAGAGCATGAATCGGGATTTAAACAAGCATTAACAAGATTATCTAATGAATACGCAAGAAAGTATAACGTTCTAAAAGAAAAAGATGAAAATTTTAGTGGTGAGGATGTACGGGAAGGATTATTGTCAATAATTCATATTAAAATGCCAAATCCAGTCTTTGAAGGCCAAACAAAAGGGCGACTTGGATCAAGAGTAGCTAGAGAAGCTGTAAACCAAATTACCTCCGAAAAACTGTCTTTATATTACGATGCTAATATTAAAGAGGCAAAAAATATTTTTGAAAGAATATATTTATCTTATAAAAAGAGAATTGCTGCAAAGAAAGCACGCGAGAATATTAAACGTAAAACTATATTTGAAAGTACTACATTACCCGGAAAATTGGCAGATTGTACCTCAAAAGATTTAAATGAATCAGAACTATTTATTGTAGAAGGAGATTCAGCCGGGGGTAATGCGAAACAGGCTAGAGACAGAAACTATCAGGCTATTTTACCACTTAGAGGAAAAATACTCAATGCAGAAAAAACCGATTTTTTGAAACTTTTAAAAAATGAACAAATTTCTAATATTATTACTGCCTTAGGGACAGGAATTGGTGAGGAATTTAATCTTTCTAAATTAAGATATGGGAAAATTATAATAATGACAGATGCGGATGTAGACGGAGCTCACATTAGAACTCTTGTTTTAACATTATTTCATAAATACATGCGACTTCTTATAGAAGAAGGACATGTTTATATTGCCCAACCTCCTTTATACAGATTAGAGGTGGGTAAACAGCACTTTTATCTTTATTCTGATGAAGAACTTGAAAAAGTAAGAAAAGAAAACTCTGATAAGAAATATCGACTTCAGAGATATAAAGGTTTAGGTGAAATGAACCCCGATCAATTAAGGGAAACAACTATGGATAGAAATACTAGAAAGCTAGTAAAAATAAAAATGGAAGATTTAGAAATGGCTGAAGAAATGCTAGAAATCTTAATGGGTTATGACCCCGCAGTAAGAAGAGAATTTATTGAGGCAAATTCTAATAAGGTGAAAGAGCTGGATATTTAG
- a CDS encoding cell division protein FtsA — MSKRNIIAIDIGSFFLKAIHFEVDENSSITPISLDKMPVDGIINGEIQDMESLRKSISTLIEHLRQEYEKKLKNPEIIVGYSTNSLNITEENFTVEFSQRTEIKEKELRNIKKNVIKKYTSEGKIVLDSNFVKFYIDEKTVKNPVSFFAEKSLTTTLNVVWVEENSFSLLINVLKDVVYSSEIPIYDSTLSNSYIVTTPNDRNVGVTVLDFGYSTCRIIIFKDGIPKLFYSFPYGMKYVLKDISNILKVSEREAHRLLMEEGSCSRDTKVMKKVDFQLLTGSGYSYVPLALLNKIIFARLREIVSRLNGELSKIGYERTFEVGALQGGIVITGGGSKIRNIESTIKELMGENFRKSSLVSVDSFRNIPEEIRKDPDYLPVFGIVERYRLDLLEEDLYYENTKEHLSNSNKKEKTTSKSSSAFKTFFRKITGGEEDAL; from the coding sequence ATGTCAAAAAGAAATATAATTGCAATTGATATTGGTAGCTTTTTCTTAAAAGCGATTCATTTTGAAGTTGACGAAAATTCAAGTATAACTCCTATTTCACTGGATAAAATGCCTGTTGACGGAATTATAAATGGTGAAATTCAAGATATGGAATCTCTGCGTAAATCCATATCGACACTTATTGAACATTTAAGGCAAGAATACGAAAAAAAGTTAAAAAATCCCGAAATAATTGTTGGATATTCTACGAATTCATTAAATATAACAGAAGAAAATTTTACCGTTGAATTTAGTCAAAGAACAGAAATCAAAGAAAAAGAATTGAGAAACATAAAGAAAAATGTAATAAAAAAATACACCTCAGAAGGGAAAATTGTCCTTGATTCCAATTTTGTAAAATTCTATATCGACGAAAAAACTGTAAAAAATCCTGTTTCTTTTTTTGCTGAAAAATCTTTAACAACTACTTTAAATGTGGTATGGGTAGAAGAAAACTCTTTTTCCTTATTAATAAACGTTCTAAAAGATGTTGTATATTCTTCTGAAATTCCAATATATGACTCTACTTTATCAAATAGTTATATAGTAACTACCCCTAATGATAGAAATGTAGGAGTGACGGTATTAGACTTTGGATACAGTACTTGTAGAATAATTATATTCAAGGACGGTATTCCAAAATTGTTCTATTCCTTCCCATATGGAATGAAATATGTATTAAAAGATATATCTAACATATTAAAAGTTTCAGAAAGAGAAGCTCACAGGTTGTTGATGGAAGAAGGTTCCTGTTCACGAGATACTAAAGTAATGAAAAAAGTGGATTTTCAATTGCTTACTGGAAGTGGTTATTCCTATGTTCCCTTAGCGCTTTTAAATAAAATTATTTTTGCCCGTCTTAGAGAGATAGTCAGTAGATTGAATGGAGAACTTTCTAAAATTGGGTATGAACGAACCTTCGAGGTAGGGGCTTTGCAAGGTGGAATTGTCATAACTGGTGGAGGATCTAAAATCAGAAATATTGAAAGCACTATAAAAGAGCTCATGGGGGAGAATTTTAGAAAAAGTTCTTTAGTTTCCGTAGATTCTTTTAGAAATATACCTGAAGAAATAAGAAAAGATCCAGATTATTTACCTGTTTTTGGTATTGTTGAGAGATACAGACTTGATTTATTAGAAGAAGATCTTTATTATGAAAACACTAAAGAACATCTTTCAAATTCGAATAAAAAAGAAAAAACAACAAGCAAAAGCTCTAGTGCCTTTAAAACTTTTTTTAGAAAAATCACCGGAGGTGAAGAAGATGCCCTTTGA
- the ftsZ gene encoding cell division protein FtsZ gives MPFEIEEINKQNKLFTRKTSYKIKVIGVGGAGNNAIQRMVKKGIDDVELIAANTDVQVLENNDAPNKIQLGKELTRGLGAGGDPDIGKESALESQDELKEALKDTDLLFITAGLGGGTGTGAVPVLADLATQLGILTVAIVTMPFHFEGSTKERIALKGFQETKKYVDSLIKISNDKLIDNDENIPIDKAFEKADEILLQAITGISDLITKPGMINLDFADVASVLRIRGSAMLGIGMAKGEKRAEEAIRKALNSKILEDPVRNATAALVNIAGKNPTTQDVKIVNEILRSYAIDDAKLKMGITSIDLPPEVIKVTVIASGYDKLPGEENYLDLYEQPALYRQFGKSVVAEEISKLNKYLQEHVEEENSEEIS, from the coding sequence ATGCCCTTTGAAATCGAAGAAATCAATAAGCAAAATAAATTGTTCACACGAAAAACAAGCTATAAGATAAAAGTCATTGGAGTAGGTGGTGCAGGAAACAACGCTATTCAAAGGATGGTAAAAAAAGGAATAGACGATGTTGAACTAATAGCAGCCAACACTGATGTGCAAGTTTTGGAAAATAATGATGCCCCAAATAAAATACAATTAGGAAAAGAACTAACAAGAGGACTCGGAGCAGGAGGAGACCCAGACATTGGGAAGGAATCTGCATTGGAAAGTCAGGACGAACTTAAAGAAGCCTTAAAAGACACTGACCTTCTTTTTATAACTGCCGGCTTAGGCGGAGGAACGGGAACAGGAGCCGTACCGGTTCTTGCTGATTTAGCAACACAACTGGGAATTTTAACTGTTGCGATAGTTACTATGCCTTTTCACTTTGAAGGGTCGACTAAAGAAAGGATAGCTTTAAAAGGTTTTCAAGAAACTAAAAAATATGTAGATAGTCTAATTAAAATATCTAACGATAAGTTAATAGATAATGATGAAAATATTCCAATTGATAAAGCATTTGAAAAAGCAGATGAGATATTACTTCAAGCTATAACTGGAATTTCTGATTTGATCACTAAACCCGGTATGATTAATCTAGACTTCGCAGATGTAGCCTCTGTTTTAAGAATTAGAGGATCTGCGATGTTAGGAATAGGGATGGCAAAGGGAGAAAAAAGAGCTGAAGAAGCTATTAGAAAAGCTTTAAATAGTAAAATTTTAGAAGACCCTGTAAGAAATGCCACCGCTGCATTGGTAAATATTGCAGGAAAAAATCCGACGACTCAAGATGTTAAAATTGTTAATGAAATCTTACGGTCATATGCCATAGACGATGCTAAGTTAAAGATGGGAATAACCTCAATAGATTTACCTCCTGAAGTTATTAAGGTAACGGTAATAGCTTCTGGTTATGACAAACTCCCAGGAGAAGAGAATTATTTGGATTTATACGAACAACCTGCTTTATACAGACAATTCGGTAAAAGTGTCGTGGCAGAAGAAATTTCTAAATTAAATAAATATTTACAAGAACATGTTGAAGAAGAGAATAGTGAAGAAATTTCTTAA
- a CDS encoding DciA family protein gives MEQNFEHVLKNLSENSKIYQKIYILTKLKEFLPLCVPENLSNHVIIKNYQMKERILELSCSNNYVKQEILFRERSLIEKINKMYGIEIVKKIKLVP, from the coding sequence ATGGAACAAAATTTTGAACATGTTTTAAAAAATCTATCTGAAAATAGTAAGATTTATCAAAAAATATATATATTAACAAAATTGAAGGAATTTCTCCCACTATGTGTGCCTGAGAATTTATCAAATCATGTAATTATAAAAAACTATCAAATGAAAGAGAGAATTTTAGAGTTAAGTTGCTCTAACAATTATGTAAAACAAGAAATTTTGTTTAGAGAAAGAAGCTTAATTGAAAAAATCAATAAAATGTATGGAATAGAGATCGTGAAAAAGATCAAGCTGGTCCCTTGA
- a CDS encoding HPP family protein, translated as MKAREIMERDLTSLMEDETVENFITVCKRHNLSALPIVSSDFTLVGYLSETGIIDASLPGYLKLMESTSFIPDSQQFFHGLRKILDHPVSEFMIKKPYKVYQNDTVLHVADIIIKNKLKILPVVDNNEKLVGVIRRIDILSKSLDRAIENEE; from the coding sequence TTGAAGGCAAGAGAAATAATGGAAAGAGATTTAACTTCATTGATGGAAGACGAAACAGTAGAAAATTTTATAACTGTATGTAAAAGACATAATTTATCAGCTCTTCCCATTGTATCGAGTGATTTTACGTTAGTTGGTTATTTAAGTGAAACTGGAATTATCGATGCTTCTCTACCCGGATATCTAAAGCTTATGGAAAGCACTTCTTTTATACCTGATAGTCAACAGTTTTTTCATGGATTACGTAAGATCTTAGACCACCCAGTATCTGAATTCATGATAAAAAAGCCTTACAAAGTGTACCAAAACGATACGGTTTTGCATGTTGCCGATATAATTATCAAAAACAAATTGAAAATTTTGCCAGTTGTGGATAACAACGAAAAATTGGTTGGAGTTATTAGAAGAATCGATATTCTAAGTAAATCATTAGATAGAGCGATAGAAAATGAAGAATAA
- a CDS encoding radical SAM protein, whose protein sequence is MAVMDSMRNMLLKQSSKLITSVVRNSDVDQLSKLLWTLSKFSKEPAKSGLRKLAEGAQNHDPMLVNWANLFKRSSPKVVEKIINNLIINEFAIGEKTRQEKMHEYETVLPKLGVLSPTYACNLRCVGCYSAMYGHKYMLSKEETFDVIRQFNDLGIYFFIITGGEPFVYPYLFDVLEEFNDSFFLIYTNGTLINEENAKRLAELGNATLAISIEGYESDTDWRRGKGVFEKIENAWKLLSENGVIYGASVTATSKNHDSIMNDDFWNYLQENNVSYAWIFQFMPVGADASMDLVPTPEQRYERFHKLEELRLGGKFAFVADFWNHGFLTNGCLASGAKYLHINAKGYAEPCVFQQFAVDNIREKRIIDILKSPFFEAYKRTIPYSDNLFRPCPIIDNPKVFRAMVKKFNAIPQHPGSERTINELAPELDQLAEEWKKYADKLWIEEGYAEKYPSKRGVYNYKVRMRRYSENEEKLALDKKA, encoded by the coding sequence ATGGCAGTTATGGATTCTATGAGAAATATGCTATTAAAACAAAGTTCGAAATTAATAACGAGTGTTGTTAGAAATTCAGATGTTGACCAATTGAGTAAATTATTATGGACTTTATCTAAATTCTCCAAAGAACCTGCAAAAAGTGGATTAAGAAAACTAGCTGAAGGTGCTCAAAACCATGATCCCATGCTAGTTAATTGGGCGAATCTTTTTAAAAGATCAAGTCCTAAAGTAGTGGAAAAAATAATCAATAATCTTATAATTAATGAATTCGCGATTGGGGAAAAAACTAGACAAGAAAAGATGCATGAGTATGAAACAGTACTTCCAAAATTGGGAGTTTTATCGCCAACTTATGCATGTAATTTAAGATGTGTCGGCTGTTATTCAGCAATGTATGGTCATAAATACATGTTATCAAAAGAAGAAACATTTGACGTAATTCGACAGTTCAACGATTTGGGTATATATTTCTTTATAATTACTGGAGGAGAACCTTTTGTTTACCCCTATCTTTTTGATGTTCTAGAAGAATTCAACGATTCTTTCTTCTTAATTTATACCAATGGTACATTAATAAATGAAGAAAATGCAAAAAGATTAGCAGAATTAGGTAATGCAACTTTAGCAATCTCTATAGAAGGTTATGAATCAGATACAGATTGGAGAAGAGGAAAGGGAGTTTTCGAAAAGATAGAAAATGCTTGGAAATTATTAAGTGAAAATGGAGTTATATATGGCGCTTCAGTAACAGCAACTAGTAAAAATCATGATTCCATAATGAATGATGACTTTTGGAATTATTTACAAGAGAACAACGTTAGCTACGCATGGATCTTCCAATTCATGCCCGTTGGAGCTGATGCTTCGATGGACCTCGTACCTACACCTGAACAAAGATATGAAAGATTTCACAAATTAGAAGAGTTGAGGTTAGGAGGTAAATTTGCATTTGTTGCTGATTTTTGGAACCATGGATTTTTGACTAATGGTTGTTTAGCATCTGGAGCTAAATATTTGCATATAAATGCTAAAGGGTATGCAGAACCTTGTGTATTCCAACAATTTGCAGTAGATAACATCAGAGAGAAAAGAATTATCGACATCTTGAAGTCACCATTTTTTGAGGCATATAAGAGAACTATCCCATATTCTGACAATCTATTCAGACCGTGCCCAATTATAGACAACCCTAAAGTATTCAGAGCAATGGTTAAAAAATTCAATGCTATTCCACAACATCCTGGAAGCGAAAGAACAATCAATGAATTAGCTCCTGAATTAGATCAACTCGCTGAAGAATGGAAAAAATATGCTGATAAGTTATGGATTGAAGAAGGATATGCTGAAAAGTATCCTTCCAAAAGAGGAGTTTATAATTATAAGGTGAGAATGAGAAGATACTCAGAAAACGAAGAAAAGTTAGCCCTTGACAAGAAAGCTTAA